The following are encoded in a window of Cucurbita pepo subsp. pepo cultivar mu-cu-16 chromosome LG12, ASM280686v2, whole genome shotgun sequence genomic DNA:
- the LOC111806832 gene encoding nuclear pore complex protein NUP62, with protein sequence MSGFSFGSSSSQSSSSSSPFSSTTGFSFGSTSAFSFGSSPLSLSSSSSSNPSSSSSAFSNQTSNPPSSTPFGFASSPFPSSASSPFSFSLPAASTGVSSGSSGSSLFAASSSSGGLSSFGFGVSSSSGGSSAPSFGAAPTSGSSPVPSFGAASASGTSFAPLFGSAPSSGSSPVPSFGAAPASGSSVAPLFGSAPSSGSSPLPSFGAAPSAGSSPLPSFGAASSSGSSSSPFFGAAPSAGASAPSLFGGVSSAATTSSAPLFGTSAPTASPGSSIFGASAAASGSSSSLFGSSPFASSSSVSTSNLFGSSSSSASTSPFQNSFSSSSSQNLSSSSPFAASSSGFSFSTTSLSKTTSITAASSSSSLTSASTSSSSFSFGTPASSASQSSFGFSISNAASTGGSSAPGTTAAKPTSLSFSTSVAPLFSTVTTTSASTPAATSTAQPSFSMPAFSLSSSAATTLSIAASSAPSTTSSGAASSFTGFGVTSTAASSSAIVSLSLPTKSLTAASSSQAPASFGFSSLASASAAATTTSGSNASSQSQTSSTLVVASSSSGTTSTVSATVSATPKLPSEITGKTVEEIIKEWNAELQERTGKFRKQANAIAEWDRRILQNRDILLRLEIEVAKVVETQTELEKKLELIETHQQEVDKALQSVEEDAERIYKDERGLLLDDEAASTRDAMYEQAEYIERELEQMTEQIKSIIQTLNASQGGELDVIDGMTPLDAVVRILNNQLSSLMWIDEKAEEFSSRIQKLAATQGPAADRELLGQKFWMS encoded by the exons ATGTCGGGTTTCTCCTTCGGTTCTTCCTCCTcccaatcttcttcttcttcttctccgttTTCGTCAACCACTGGTTTCTCCTTCGGATCCACCTCCGCCTTCTCGTTCGGATCATCCCCTTTATCTCtttcatcttcctcctcctcaaaCCCTAGTTCCTCTTCCTCTGCATTTTCCAATCAAACCTCCAATCCTCCCTCTTCCACTCCCTTTGGCTTTGCCTCTTCTCCTTTTCCCTCTTCCGCTTCctctcctttctctttctccctTCCCGCCGCTTCCACTGGGGTCTCTTCAGGAAGTTCAGGTTCTTCATTGTTTGCGGCTTCTTCATCCTCAGGAGGGTTGAGTTCTTTCGGGTTTGGGGTTTCATCTTCATCAGGAGGCTCGTCTGCTCCTTCATTTGGGGCTGCTCCGACCTCTGGGAGCTCACCTGTGCCCTCATTTGGGGCTGCTTCGGCCTCTGGGACCTCATTTGCGCCCTTGTTTGGGTCTGCTCCGTCATCTGGGAGCTCACCTGTTCCCTCATTTGGGGCTGCTCCGGCCTCTGGGAGTTCAGTTGCGCCCTTGTTTGGGTCTGCTCCGTCCTCTGGGAGCTCCCCTTTGCCCTCGTTTGGGGCTGCTCCGTCCGCTGGGAGCTCACCGTTGCCTTCGTTTGGGGCTGCTTCGTCCTCTGGGAGCTCATCTTCGCCCTTTTTTGGGGCTGCTCCATCTGCAGGGGCCTCGGCTCCGTCCTTGTTCGGAGGGGTGTCTTCTGCTGCAACTACTTCCAGTGCACCATTGTTTGGCACATCTGCACCCACTGCAAGTCCGGGGTCATCGATATTTGGAGCTTCTGCTGCCGCTTCAGGTTCAAGCTCCTCCCTGTTTGGGTCTAGTCCCTTTGCTTCATCTTCTTCGGTATCCACTTCGAACTTGTTTggatcatcttcatcatctgcATCGACTTCTCCATTCCAGAACTCTTTTTCTTCGAGTTCTTCCCAGAATTTGAGTTCGTCTTCACCATTTGCGGCTTCTTCTTCTGGGTTCTCATTTTCGACCACTTCTTTGTCCAAAACTACTAGTATTACCgcagcatcttcttcttcttctcttacaTCAGCTTCTACTAGTTCCTCGAGCTTCTCATTCGGAACACCTGCTTCATCGGCATCTCAATCTTCTTTCGGGTTCAGTATTAGCAATGCAGCATCGACGGGAGGGTCTTCTGCTCCGGGCACTACAGCTGCGAAGCCTACTTCTCTATCGTTTTCAACTTCTGTGGCACCTTTATTCTCTACGGTTACAACCACCAGTGCTTCCACTCCGGCTGCAACTAGCACAGCTCAGCCATCCTTCTCCATGCCAGCTTTTAGCTTGAGTTCTTCAGCTGCTACTACCTTATCCATAGCAGCATCCTCCGCTCCCTCAACTACTTCTTCAGGTGCTGCGAGTTCATTCACCGGTTTTGGCGTCACAAGCACGGCTGCTTCATCAAGTGCCATTGTTTCCTTGTCGTTGCCAACCAAATCATTGACTGCTGCTTCATCATCCCAAGCACCAGCCTCTTTCG GTTTCTCTTCTCTTGCTTCCGCTTCCGCTGCTGCCACCACCACGTCTGGTTCCAATGCTTCCAGTCAGAGTCAGACTTCATCAACTCTTGTTGTAGCAAGCAGTAGTAG TGGTACAACTTCAACTGTGAGTGCAACAGTGTCTGCTACACCAAAATTACCATCTGAGATAACAGGGAAGACTGTTGAAGag ATCATCAAGGAATGGAATGCGGAGCTTCAAGAGCGTACTGGAAAGTTTCGGAAGCAGGCCAATGCTATTGCTGAGTGGGATAGGAGGATTTTGCAAAATCGGGATATTCTTCTTAGACTTGAG attGAAGTTGCAAAGGTTGTTGAGACCCAAACTGAGCTGGAGAAGAAATTGGAGCTGATCGAAACTCACCAACAAGAG GTTGATAAGGCATTGCAAAGTGTGGAAGAAGATGCTGAGCGCATTTACAAGGATGAACGTGGTTTACTCCTTGACGATGAAGctgcatctactagggatgCAAT GTATGAGCAAGCTGAATATATAGAACGAGAACTTGAGCAGATGACAGAACAGATCAAATCAATTATCCAGACCCTAAATGCAAGCCAG GGAGGAGAACTTGATGTGATTGATGGGATGACGCCGTTAGATGCAGTTGTTCGAATTTTAAACAATCAATTGAGTTCATTAATGTGGATCGATGAAAAG GCCGAAGAGTTTTCTTCACGTATTCAGAAGCTTGCTGCTACCCAGGGTCCTGCTGCAGATCGTGAATTGTTGGGTCAGAAGTTCTGGATGTCTTAA